The window GGGAAATCGACATCGTCATCAAGCGCGACGGCACCTGGATCCACGAGGGTACGCCCATCGGGCGGCCCGGCCTGGTGCGGCTATTCGCCTCGATCCTGAAATTCGAGGACGGGCGCCATTTCCTCGTGACCCCGGTCGAGAAGGTCGGCCTGACGGTCGAGGACGCGCCCTTCGTCGCCGTCGATTTCGAGCGCTCGGATGACGGCGCTGCAATCGTCTTCGAGACCAATGTGGGCGACGTCGTCCGCGCCGGCCCCGATCACCCGATCCGCGTCGATCTGGCCGAGGACGGCGAGCCGTCGCCTTACGTCGAAGTGCGCGCCGGGCTCGAGGCGTTGATCGACCGGAAGTCGTTCTACCGGCTGGTCGAAATCGGCGAGGAGGAGGGCGACCAGTTCGGCCTCCGCTCGGACGGGGCCTTCTTCCCGGTGGCCCCGGTCGCGCAGCTGCGCTGACCCCGCTGTGCGTCCGCGCGGGTGGCAGACCGCCGGACTGCTTGCGATGAAGGCGCGTCCCCCACCCGGAGTCCCGCCATGATCCCCGCACGCTACGCCCACCTCCTGTTTTCGCTGATCCTGTCCGGGCTGATGTCGCTCCTCGTCTCGGGCATCGCCACGTTCCGCGCGACCGGCCTAGTGGACGGGTTCGCCGGGCTCTGGCTCGGCGCGTGGCTGTCATCGTGGATCGTGGCGTTTCCCGCCGTTCTGATCGTGGCCCCGCTGGCCCGCCGCATCGTCGCGCGCCTGACGATTCCGTCACATAGCTGACAGTACGCTGTCAGCAGGGGGGTGCGATGGTCTAGGCTCAGAAACAGGAGCCGACCCATGACACACACACCCGCCTTTCCCATCGTCTGGACCGAGATTCCGGTCACCGACATGGACGCGGCCCGCCGCTTCTACGAGCCGGTCTTCGGCTGGGAGATGACCCTCAACACCGAGGGCCCGAACGACATGCTCGTTTTCCCGTACGACGACAAATCCGGCGTCGCGGGCCATCTCTATCCCGGCACGCCCGCCAAGGGAGGCAGCACCACCCATCTCGTCATTCCCGACAAGCTGGAGGACGCGATCTCGCGGGTCTGGGACGCCGGCGGCACCGTCCTCGAGATCCCGCCCGTCGAGATGCCCTTCGGCCGCTTCGCCTATGCGCTCGACCCCGACGGCAACTCCATCGGCCTGTTCGAGCCGGCGGCCAAGGCCGCCTGATGCGGCGGGCCGATCGCCTTTTGCGGATCATCGATATCCTCAGGGGCGGTCGGCTCGTGACCTCCGCCGAACTCGCCGCAACGCTCGAGGTATCGCAGCGGACGGTGTATCGCGACGTCGCGCATCTCATCGGCAACCGCGTTCCCATCGAGGGCGAGGCGGGCGTCGGCTACGT is drawn from uncultured Jannaschia sp. and contains these coding sequences:
- a CDS encoding VOC family protein; protein product: MTHTPAFPIVWTEIPVTDMDAARRFYEPVFGWEMTLNTEGPNDMLVFPYDDKSGVAGHLYPGTPAKGGSTTHLVIPDKLEDAISRVWDAGGTVLEIPPVEMPFGRFAYALDPDGNSIGLFEPAAKAA
- a CDS encoding DUF2798 domain-containing protein — protein: MIPARYAHLLFSLILSGLMSLLVSGIATFRATGLVDGFAGLWLGAWLSSWIVAFPAVLIVAPLARRIVARLTIPSHS
- a CDS encoding DUF1285 domain-containing protein; this translates as MAQQQDVKRSADSLLQAARRQKGPPPVHLWNPPYCGEIDIVIKRDGTWIHEGTPIGRPGLVRLFASILKFEDGRHFLVTPVEKVGLTVEDAPFVAVDFERSDDGAAIVFETNVGDVVRAGPDHPIRVDLAEDGEPSPYVEVRAGLEALIDRKSFYRLVEIGEEEGDQFGLRSDGAFFPVAPVAQLR